The following proteins come from a genomic window of Daphnia carinata strain CSIRO-1 chromosome 6, CSIRO_AGI_Dcar_HiC_V3, whole genome shotgun sequence:
- the LOC130702359 gene encoding LOW QUALITY PROTEIN: importin subunit alpha-3-like (The sequence of the model RefSeq protein was modified relative to this genomic sequence to represent the inferred CDS: deleted 2 bases in 1 codon) has product MASHDNNAKGRLQTYKNQGKDVEEMRRRRNEVTVELRKNKREETLLKKRNVPNTDSTDEDEAERGLSLAGLEQIVANASSPDPDIQLAAVQAARKLLSSDRNPPIDALIQSGVLPVFVKCLERQDNAALQFEAAWALTNIASGTSAQTQAVVEANAVPLFLMLLHSPHPNVCEQAVWALGNIIGDGPHLRDYVISLGVVPILLSFVTDTIPISFLRNVAWVIVNLCRNKDPPPHVDTIRELLPALNTLIHHTDTNILVDTVWALSYLTDGGNEQIQMVIDNGVVPSLVPLLSHKDVKVQTAALRAVGNIVTGTDAQTQCVLNCDALAHFQTLLNHHKEKINKEALWFLSNVTAGNQQQVQAVIDAGLVPLIVQHLSRGEFQTQKEAAWAVTNLTISGRKQQVAYLVQCGVISPFSSLLSCKDPQVIQVVLDGISNVLRMAAPGPERDSVATLIEECGGLDKIETLQNHENVDIYKLAYDIIEQYFSEEVAEDPNLVPEASDDGFQFDANPGVPKEGFQF; this is encoded by the exons gagATGAGGAGAAGGAGAAATGAAGTTACAGTAGAACTgaggaaaaacaagagagaagAAACTCTTCTCAAGAAACGGAATGTGCCTAATACTGACTCTACAG ATGAGGATGAAGCAGAGAGAGGCCTTTCGTTGGCGGGACTAGAACAGATAGTTGCTAATGCATCCAGTCCAGACCCTGACATTCAATTAGCAGCAGTGCAAGCGGCTAGAAAGCTCTTATCGTCGGATCGTAACCCACCGATTGATGCACTTATTCAAAGCGGGGTTCTACCAGTATTTGTTAAATGCCTAGAACGCCAAGACAA TGCCGCACTTCAGTTCGAGGCAGCTTGGGCATTAACAAACATTGCTTCTGGAACATCTGCCCAGACTCAA GCGGTAGTGGAAGCCAACGCAGTTCCCTTGTTTCTCATGTTACTACATTCACCTCATCCAAATGTCTGCGAACAAGCTGTATGGGCACTGGGAAATATCATAGGCGATGGTCCACATCTGCGAGACTATGTTATTAGTTTGGGAGTAGTGCCCATCTTACTGAGTTTTGTGACAGACACGATACCCATAAGCTTCCTTCGTAACGTGGCATGGGTAATCGTGAACCTCTGCCGCAACAAAGACCCCCCACCGCATGTCGATACCATTCGAGAACTGCTGCCAGCTCTTAATACCCTCATCCATCATACTGACACCAAC ATTTTAGTTGACACAGTTTGGGCTCTTAGTTATTTGACCGACGGTGGAAATGAGCAAATTCAAATGGTTATCGATAATGGTGTGGTGCCAAGCCTGGTGCCTCTTCTTTCACATAAAGATGTCAAG GTTCAAACGGCTGCACTGAGGGCAGTAGGCAACATCGTCACCGGTACCGATGCACAAACTCAGTGTGTGTTGAATTGCGATGCGCTAGCTCACTTTCAAACCCTTTTAAATCACCATaaagagaaaatcaataag GAAGCATTGTGGTTCCTTTCTAACGTTACTGCGGGAAATCAGCAGCAAGTACAAGCTGTAATCGATGCTGGTCTAGTTCCTTTGATAGTTCAACATTTGTCAAGG GGAGAATTTCAGACACAAAAGGAAGCTGCGTGGGCTGTAACCAATTTGACGATCAGTGGGCGTAAACAGCAAGTGGCTTATCTAGTTCAATGTGGCGTTATATCTCCATTT TCATCTCTTCTGTCATGTAAAGATCCTCAG GTTATTCAAGTTGTTTTGGACGGCATTTCTAATGTTCTGCGTATGGCTGCACCGGGTCCGGAAAGAGATTCTGTTGCGACTTTAATAGAGGAATGCGGAG GACTTGATAAGATCGAGACGTTGCAGAATCACGAAAATGTTGACATTTATAAATTGGCTTATGATATCATTGAGCAGTACTTCTCTGAAGAG GTGGCTGAAGATCCGAATCTTGTTCCAGAAGCTAGTGATGATGGATTTCAATTTGATGCTAATCCCGGCGTCCCCAAAGAAGGATTCCAGTTCTAA
- the LOC130702348 gene encoding ABC transporter G family member 20-like isoform X1: MLTESTPAVDEDILRQPAPECEAAVYVRNACKSFGVGKRRATVLRNLEMTVKKGTIYGLLGASGCGKTTLLSCIVGRRSLDSGEVLVLGGEPGSPESGIPGPRVGYMPQELALYGEFTIKETLEYFGRIYNLPSAFVKSQMEFLFKLLDLPPGHRFVKTLSGGQQRRVSFAVALFHEPELLILDEPTVGVDPMLRKSIWNHLVRLSTDHGRTVIITTHYIEEARQADTIGLMRSGHLLAEESPQNLLATHGLRTLEEVFLKLSRTERAKKHGALTASGRAVRSADSTQQQDHGHDNPAFLCTADNPDATSAVASSNRTNTPTTIYEQYWKGSKSVIPRADEHGIVGLTFSPSRQNLEERISDTRTVQRRVGSNVNRPNADCGAAPFDSQEVVCEPSELKTGNSSTSSCSSSNLSCDTAVATSRPAKKRGSRTFSLSMPSPHRTAALIRKNFLITIRNIGMFAFVFLMPGLQSTLFCLAIGRDPTSLKLAVVNEELNPSLGRVCNYTTDCTYSMFSCRYLRYLDNSTIVQIPYQSLSDALDATLQGTVWGVIHFGRNFTEELLERQVDGNAVDKETIEASRIGITLDWSNEQIALTLQHRLVGGFNEFNRNLVTSCDYQPVIPSIPVEFMDPVYGKKNPSFTDFMAPGIILTIAYTQAVSLTAAVFINERKQGLLDRSLVAGVRTSEILLGHLVTQFTVLVFQSSVVFLVMLLVFKITCQGSLALAMFITLLQGMCGMFYGFVVSSLCDQQTSALQLSLGSFFPNMLLSGVLWPMEGMSIYLRYLSYFIPLTHAIEALRCIFARGWGIDKPEVYWGIVVNFGWIVGLLSVCLTIIRIRKYTG; the protein is encoded by the exons ATGTTGACCGAATCGACACCTGCAGTTGACGAAGACATACTTCGTCAACCAGCTCCGGAATGTGAAGCGGCCGTTTATGTCCGCAATGCTTGCAAAAGCTTTGGCGTCGGAAAGCGTCGTGCAACTGTATTACGAAACCTGGAGATGACAGTTAAGAAAGGAACCAt ATATGGATTATTGGGAGCCAGCGGTTGCGGCAAAACAACCCTGCTGAGCTGCATCGTCGGCCGACGCAGTTTAGACAGCGGAGAAGTGTTGGTCCTTGGTGGCGAGCCAGGCTCACCGGAGAGTGGGATCCCCGGTCCACGGGTCGGATACATGCCGCAAGAACTTGCCTTGTACGGCGAGTTTACCATCAAGGAGACGCTCGAGTACTTTGGACGTATTTACAATCTGCCGTCTGCTTTCGTCAAGTCTCAAATGGAGTTCCTCTTTAAATTGCTGGATTTACCACCGGGTCACCGGTTCGTCAAGACGCTGAGCGGTGGCCAACAACGGCGAGTTTCCTTTGCCGTCGCCCTCTTCCACGAGCCAGAGCTGCTCATCTTGGACGAACCGACAGTTGGTGTCGATCCTATGTTGAGAAAAAG CATATGGAACCATTTGGTACGACTGAGTACAGACCATGGAAGAACGGTCATCATCACGACCCACTACATCGAAGAAGCCCGACAGGCTGATACG ATTGGCTTGATGAGATCGGGTCATTTGCTCGCTGAGGAATCACCGCAGAATCTGCTTGCGACACACGGACTCCGTACGTTAGAAGAAGTTTTTCTCAAATTAAGCAGAACGGAGAGAGCTAAGAAACATGGTGCCTTAACGGCCTCTGGCCGTGCTGTTCGCTCTGCTGATtcaacacaacaacaagatCATGGACATGACAATCCAGCCTTTCTTTGTACCGCTGATAATCCAGATGCTACAAGCGCTGTCGCTTCAAGCAACAGAACCAACACCCCTACT acaATTTACGAACAGTATTGGAAGGGTTCCAAATCTGTCATCCCACGAGCCGATGAGCACGGCATCGTTGGTTTAACATTCAGCCCATCCCGTCAAAACCTCGAAGAAAGAATTAGCGATACTCGAACAGTTCAGCGACGCGTCGGTTCAAATGTGAATAGGCCAAACGCAGATTGTGGAGCGGCACCATTTGATTCACAAGAAGTCGTCTGTGAACCCAGTGAATTGAAAACTGGAAACAGTTCGACATCCAGTTGCAGTAGCTCGAACCTCAGTTGCGATACGGCAGTGGCTACTAGTCGGCCGGCGAAGAAACGCGGAAGTCGCACTTTCTCCTTATCAATGCCTTCACCTCATCGTACCGCAGCTCTCATTCGCAAAAATTTCTTAATTACCATAAGAAATATAGG AATGTTTGCCTTTGTTTTCCTCATGCCCGGACTTCAATCGACGTTATTTTGTTTGGCCATCGGCCGAGATCCAACTTCTCTCAAGTTGGCAGTTGTAAATGAAGAGCTGAACCCAAGTTTAGGCCGCGTCTGCAATTACACTACGGACTGCACATATTCCATGTTTAGCTGTCGGTATCTAAGATACTTAGATAATTCAACAATTGTACAG ATCCCTTATCAAAGTTTATCCGATGCGCTGGATGCAACGTTACAAGGAACAGTTTGGGGAGTCATTCATTTTGGTCGAAATTTCACAGAGGAACTGCTGGAGCGTCAAGTTGATGGCAATGCTGTTGACAAAGAAACAATAGAGGCTAGCCGAATAGGCATAACTCTCGATTGGTCAA ACGAACAAATCGCCTTGACACTTCAACATCGCCTCGTCGGTGGTTTCAATGAATTCAACAGGAATCTAGTGACATCCTGCGATTACCAACCGGTGATTCCCAGCATTCCTGTCGAG TTTATGGATCCTGTTTACGGCAAAAAGAATCCTTCTTTTACAGACTTCATGGCTCCAGGCATTATTCTAAC AATTGCTTACACCCAAGCCGTGTCCTTAACTGCTGCTGTTTTCATTAACGAACGGAAACAAGGTCTTTTAGATCGCAGTTTAGTTGCCG GCGTTCGGACATCTGAAATTTTACTGGGTCATCTCGTCACGCAATTTACCGTGCTGGTGTTCCAATCGTCAGTTGTATTTCTCGTAATGTTGCTGGTCTTTAAAATCACTTGCCAAGGTAGTTTGGCCCTTGCGATGTTTATCACACTTTTACAAGGGATGTGCGGCATGTTTTACG GTTTTGTTGTATCGAGCCTTTGTGACCAACAAACCAGTGCTTTGCAGCTATCACTCGGGAGCTTCTTTCCTAATATGCTTTTAAGTGGAGTGTTATGGCCTATGGAGGGCATGTCCATTTACCTACGCTATCTTTCCTATTTCATTCCATTAACGCACGCAATCGAAGCCCTTAGATGTATTTTTGCACGCGGATGGGGCATTGACAAGCCGGAAGTTTATTGGGGCATTGTTGTCAATTTCGGTTGGATTGTTGGCCTTCTTTCGGTATGCTTAACAATCATTCGCATACGAAAGTACACAGGCTAG
- the LOC130702348 gene encoding ABC transporter G family member 20-like isoform X2 gives MPQELALYGEFTIKETLEYFGRIYNLPSAFVKSQMEFLFKLLDLPPGHRFVKTLSGGQQRRVSFAVALFHEPELLILDEPTVGVDPMLRKSIWNHLVRLSTDHGRTVIITTHYIEEARQADTIGLMRSGHLLAEESPQNLLATHGLRTLEEVFLKLSRTERAKKHGALTASGRAVRSADSTQQQDHGHDNPAFLCTADNPDATSAVASSNRTNTPTTIYEQYWKGSKSVIPRADEHGIVGLTFSPSRQNLEERISDTRTVQRRVGSNVNRPNADCGAAPFDSQEVVCEPSELKTGNSSTSSCSSSNLSCDTAVATSRPAKKRGSRTFSLSMPSPHRTAALIRKNFLITIRNIGMFAFVFLMPGLQSTLFCLAIGRDPTSLKLAVVNEELNPSLGRVCNYTTDCTYSMFSCRYLRYLDNSTIVQIPYQSLSDALDATLQGTVWGVIHFGRNFTEELLERQVDGNAVDKETIEASRIGITLDWSNEQIALTLQHRLVGGFNEFNRNLVTSCDYQPVIPSIPVEFMDPVYGKKNPSFTDFMAPGIILTIAYTQAVSLTAAVFINERKQGLLDRSLVAGVRTSEILLGHLVTQFTVLVFQSSVVFLVMLLVFKITCQGSLALAMFITLLQGMCGMFYGFVVSSLCDQQTSALQLSLGSFFPNMLLSGVLWPMEGMSIYLRYLSYFIPLTHAIEALRCIFARGWGIDKPEVYWGIVVNFGWIVGLLSVCLTIIRIRKYTG, from the exons ATGCCGCAAGAACTTGCCTTGTACGGCGAGTTTACCATCAAGGAGACGCTCGAGTACTTTGGACGTATTTACAATCTGCCGTCTGCTTTCGTCAAGTCTCAAATGGAGTTCCTCTTTAAATTGCTGGATTTACCACCGGGTCACCGGTTCGTCAAGACGCTGAGCGGTGGCCAACAACGGCGAGTTTCCTTTGCCGTCGCCCTCTTCCACGAGCCAGAGCTGCTCATCTTGGACGAACCGACAGTTGGTGTCGATCCTATGTTGAGAAAAAG CATATGGAACCATTTGGTACGACTGAGTACAGACCATGGAAGAACGGTCATCATCACGACCCACTACATCGAAGAAGCCCGACAGGCTGATACG ATTGGCTTGATGAGATCGGGTCATTTGCTCGCTGAGGAATCACCGCAGAATCTGCTTGCGACACACGGACTCCGTACGTTAGAAGAAGTTTTTCTCAAATTAAGCAGAACGGAGAGAGCTAAGAAACATGGTGCCTTAACGGCCTCTGGCCGTGCTGTTCGCTCTGCTGATtcaacacaacaacaagatCATGGACATGACAATCCAGCCTTTCTTTGTACCGCTGATAATCCAGATGCTACAAGCGCTGTCGCTTCAAGCAACAGAACCAACACCCCTACT acaATTTACGAACAGTATTGGAAGGGTTCCAAATCTGTCATCCCACGAGCCGATGAGCACGGCATCGTTGGTTTAACATTCAGCCCATCCCGTCAAAACCTCGAAGAAAGAATTAGCGATACTCGAACAGTTCAGCGACGCGTCGGTTCAAATGTGAATAGGCCAAACGCAGATTGTGGAGCGGCACCATTTGATTCACAAGAAGTCGTCTGTGAACCCAGTGAATTGAAAACTGGAAACAGTTCGACATCCAGTTGCAGTAGCTCGAACCTCAGTTGCGATACGGCAGTGGCTACTAGTCGGCCGGCGAAGAAACGCGGAAGTCGCACTTTCTCCTTATCAATGCCTTCACCTCATCGTACCGCAGCTCTCATTCGCAAAAATTTCTTAATTACCATAAGAAATATAGG AATGTTTGCCTTTGTTTTCCTCATGCCCGGACTTCAATCGACGTTATTTTGTTTGGCCATCGGCCGAGATCCAACTTCTCTCAAGTTGGCAGTTGTAAATGAAGAGCTGAACCCAAGTTTAGGCCGCGTCTGCAATTACACTACGGACTGCACATATTCCATGTTTAGCTGTCGGTATCTAAGATACTTAGATAATTCAACAATTGTACAG ATCCCTTATCAAAGTTTATCCGATGCGCTGGATGCAACGTTACAAGGAACAGTTTGGGGAGTCATTCATTTTGGTCGAAATTTCACAGAGGAACTGCTGGAGCGTCAAGTTGATGGCAATGCTGTTGACAAAGAAACAATAGAGGCTAGCCGAATAGGCATAACTCTCGATTGGTCAA ACGAACAAATCGCCTTGACACTTCAACATCGCCTCGTCGGTGGTTTCAATGAATTCAACAGGAATCTAGTGACATCCTGCGATTACCAACCGGTGATTCCCAGCATTCCTGTCGAG TTTATGGATCCTGTTTACGGCAAAAAGAATCCTTCTTTTACAGACTTCATGGCTCCAGGCATTATTCTAAC AATTGCTTACACCCAAGCCGTGTCCTTAACTGCTGCTGTTTTCATTAACGAACGGAAACAAGGTCTTTTAGATCGCAGTTTAGTTGCCG GCGTTCGGACATCTGAAATTTTACTGGGTCATCTCGTCACGCAATTTACCGTGCTGGTGTTCCAATCGTCAGTTGTATTTCTCGTAATGTTGCTGGTCTTTAAAATCACTTGCCAAGGTAGTTTGGCCCTTGCGATGTTTATCACACTTTTACAAGGGATGTGCGGCATGTTTTACG GTTTTGTTGTATCGAGCCTTTGTGACCAACAAACCAGTGCTTTGCAGCTATCACTCGGGAGCTTCTTTCCTAATATGCTTTTAAGTGGAGTGTTATGGCCTATGGAGGGCATGTCCATTTACCTACGCTATCTTTCCTATTTCATTCCATTAACGCACGCAATCGAAGCCCTTAGATGTATTTTTGCACGCGGATGGGGCATTGACAAGCCGGAAGTTTATTGGGGCATTGTTGTCAATTTCGGTTGGATTGTTGGCCTTCTTTCGGTATGCTTAACAATCATTCGCATACGAAAGTACACAGGCTAG